The Polyangiaceae bacterium genome includes a region encoding these proteins:
- a CDS encoding C40 family peptidase: MSSRAPEKALVAAERAVGELRRELERAYGWTRLEVQLALGSHETGLIARGTVVVPRVARRLRAALLDAVPEGWAVDTSGVLPLETGDWHGMGDEVTPLWQRHPSRGRALSTELLLEDGPVELLAKHQDASLVRCMDGSVGWIEREPTGHVPAPRIDAARGTADAVVAAARVFLDVPYRLGGATSAGIDCSALLSRAFARGFGVRLPRHSTDQLVATVSLGHAPEQTGDLVFAWTEREGPCHVGVVVEGSPMTVIHASLSRKRVVEDTLDRFLWGAERSEAATLGRVLDYHAKNVGRSSLELPSEEAEVDAD, from the coding sequence ATGAGCAGTCGCGCGCCGGAGAAGGCGCTCGTCGCCGCAGAGCGCGCGGTCGGCGAGCTCCGCCGCGAGCTGGAGCGCGCCTACGGCTGGACTCGGCTGGAGGTCCAGCTCGCGCTCGGGTCCCACGAGACTGGCCTGATCGCCCGGGGCACCGTGGTCGTGCCGCGCGTGGCGCGCCGGCTGCGCGCAGCGCTCCTCGACGCCGTGCCGGAGGGCTGGGCGGTGGACACGAGCGGCGTGCTTCCGCTCGAGACCGGGGACTGGCACGGCATGGGCGACGAGGTCACTCCCCTCTGGCAGAGGCATCCCTCCCGCGGGCGCGCGCTCTCGACCGAGCTCCTGCTGGAGGACGGCCCCGTGGAGCTGCTCGCGAAGCACCAGGACGCGAGCCTGGTGCGCTGCATGGACGGCAGCGTCGGCTGGATCGAGCGCGAGCCGACGGGCCACGTCCCGGCACCGCGCATCGATGCCGCCCGCGGCACCGCCGACGCCGTGGTCGCGGCGGCGCGGGTCTTCCTCGACGTGCCCTATCGCCTGGGCGGCGCCACCAGCGCGGGCATCGACTGTTCAGCGCTGTTGTCCCGGGCGTTCGCCCGCGGCTTTGGCGTGCGCTTGCCGCGCCACTCGACGGATCAGCTCGTGGCCACCGTGTCGCTGGGACACGCGCCAGAGCAGACCGGAGATCTCGTGTTCGCCTGGACGGAGCGCGAGGGACCGTGCCACGTCGGCGTGGTCGTCGAGGGCAGCCCGATGACGGTGATCCACGCCTCCCTCAGCCGAAAGCGCGTGGTCGAGGACACCCTCGATCGCTTCCTCTGGGGGGCCGAGCGCAGCGAGGCCGCGACCCTCGGCCGGGTGCTCGACTACCACGCGAAGAACGTCGGTCGCTCGAGCCTCGAGCTGCCGAGCGAGGAGGCGGAAGTTGACGCTGACTGA
- the rplB gene encoding 50S ribosomal protein L2 has product MGIRAFKPTSAGRRFYTVSDFKELTTDRPLKKLCEPKSRTGARNNSGRITSRFRGGGHKQQYRVIDWKRAKIGVPAKVAHIEYDPNRTARIALLHYVDGDKRYILAPDGLKQGDSVVSSRNADIRPGNCLPLGVIPAGTTIHNIEMRKGKGGQLVRSAGVAAQLMGKDGSYAQVKLPSGEVRKIHVECRATVGQVSNLDHQNVKLGKAGRTRWLGKRPHNRGVTMNPVDHPMGGGEGRTSGGRHPCSPWGQLSKGLKTRNNKRTDNMIVKRRKAKG; this is encoded by the coding sequence ATGGGCATCCGAGCATTCAAGCCGACGTCCGCGGGACGCCGCTTTTACACGGTGAGCGACTTCAAGGAGCTCACGACCGACAGGCCGCTCAAGAAGCTGTGCGAGCCCAAGAGCCGCACCGGAGCCCGCAACAACTCCGGGCGCATCACCAGCCGCTTCCGTGGCGGCGGGCACAAGCAGCAGTACCGAGTCATCGACTGGAAGCGCGCCAAGATCGGCGTGCCGGCCAAGGTCGCCCACATCGAGTACGACCCGAACCGCACGGCGCGCATCGCCCTGCTCCACTACGTGGACGGCGACAAGCGCTACATCTTGGCGCCGGACGGGCTCAAGCAGGGTGACAGCGTGGTGTCGAGCAGGAACGCGGACATTCGTCCCGGTAACTGCCTGCCCCTCGGCGTCATCCCGGCGGGAACGACCATCCACAACATCGAGATGCGGAAGGGCAAGGGCGGCCAGCTCGTGCGCTCCGCCGGCGTCGCCGCGCAGCTCATGGGAAAGGACGGCTCCTACGCCCAGGTGAAGCTGCCGAGCGGCGAGGTGCGCAAGATCCACGTCGAGTGCCGCGCCACGGTGGGTCAGGTCTCGAACCTGGATCACCAGAACGTGAAGCTCGGCAAGGCCGGCCGCACGCGCTGGCTGGGCAAGCGCCCGCACAACCGCGGCGTGACCATGAACCCCGTCGATCACCCGATGGGCGGCGGCGAAGGTCGCACCAGCGGTGGTCGTCACCCGTGCTCGCCCTGGGGACAGCTGTCCAAGGGACTCAAGACGCGCAACAACAAGCGTACGGACAACATGATCGTGAAGCGCCGGAAGGCAAAGGGCTGA
- the rpsS gene encoding 30S ribosomal protein S19 produces the protein MARSIKKGPFCDGHLLKKIQEAAASGGKKVIKTWSRRSTIYPEAIGLTFAVHNGRKFVPVFVTENMVGHKYGEFAPTRTFHGHAGDKKGGAKKTNPRTGKA, from the coding sequence ATGGCACGCAGCATCAAGAAGGGTCCGTTCTGTGACGGCCACCTGCTGAAGAAGATCCAGGAGGCGGCCGCCTCCGGTGGCAAGAAGGTCATCAAGACCTGGTCGCGCCGCTCCACCATCTACCCCGAGGCCATCGGGCTCACCTTCGCCGTCCACAACGGTCGCAAGTTCGTGCCCGTCTTCGTCACCGAGAACATGGTCGGTCACAAGTACGGCGAGTTCGCGCCGACTCGGACCTTCCACGGTCACGCCGGCGACAAGAAGGGCGGAGCCAAGAAGACGAATCCGCGCACCGGCAAGGCCTGA
- the rpsJ gene encoding 30S ribosomal protein S10 gives MADATKIRIRLKAFDHQLLDKSTTDIVETARRTGARVAGPIPLPTSIRRYTVLRGPHIDKKSREQFEVRTHKRLIDILEPTPQTLDALMKLDLSAGVDVEIKS, from the coding sequence ATGGCTGACGCGACCAAAATCAGAATCAGGCTCAAGGCCTTCGATCACCAGCTGCTCGACAAGTCCACCACGGACATCGTCGAGACGGCGCGGCGCACGGGTGCGCGGGTAGCGGGGCCCATTCCGCTGCCGACCAGCATCCGGCGGTACACCGTGCTCCGTGGACCGCACATCGACAAGAAGTCGCGTGAGCAGTTCGAGGTTCGCACTCACAAGCGGCTGATCGACATCCTCGAGCCGACCCCGCAAACCCTCGACGCGTTGATGAAGCTGGACCTCTCGGCCGGCGTCGACGTCGAGATCAAGAGCTAG
- the fusA gene encoding elongation factor G produces MAREIAIERTRNIGIMAHIDAGKTTCTERILYYTGITHKIGEVHDGAATMDWMVQEQERGITITSAATNCFWTPEAGPFEGKKHRINIIDTPGHVDFTIEVERSLRVLDGAVAVFDGGNGVEPQSETVWRQADRYNVPRIAFINKLDKTGADFQMNLDSMKERLGCRPVPLQWPVGHEDQHKGVVDLIRMKAAIFRDDTLGSKYSWEPIPADLEEKCKALREQLIEACADVDEGIMEKFLDGKVDQVTDEEIHAAIRKATVTFAFVPVMCGSAFKNKGVQLLLDAVVNYLPSPLDIPPVVGIHPDHEDRKEERPADDSAPFSALAFKIMNDPFVGNLTFFRVYSGTLESGTTLLNSTRKQKERIGRILRMHANKREELKECHAGNIYAAVGLRDTRTGDTLCDDKSPIVLERMTFPEPVISIAIEPKTQADLDKLGMSMQKLAQEDPSFRTFTNEETGQTIIAGMGELHLEIIVDRLKREFKVEANVGKPEVAYRECITRAVEAEHKYARQTGGRGQYGHVCIRLKPAERGAGFVFVDSVTGGAIPREFIPSVEKGIRDALGRGVLAGYPMVDVEAELYDGTYHDVDSSTHAFEIAGSLAFQDGAKRAGMQLLEPMMSVEVVTPADNMGDVIGDLNSRRGRVLGMNQRGATTQVIAAEVPLATMFGYATDLRSKTQGRATYTMQFSHYEPVPNSVQEEIVAKVRGK; encoded by the coding sequence ATGGCCCGCGAAATTGCAATCGAGCGCACGCGCAACATCGGGATCATGGCCCACATCGATGCGGGCAAGACCACCTGCACGGAGCGCATCCTCTACTACACGGGCATCACCCACAAGATCGGCGAGGTGCACGACGGCGCTGCGACCATGGACTGGATGGTCCAGGAGCAGGAGCGCGGCATCACCATCACCAGCGCGGCGACCAACTGCTTCTGGACGCCGGAGGCTGGCCCGTTCGAAGGCAAGAAGCACCGCATCAACATCATCGACACGCCGGGACACGTGGACTTCACCATCGAGGTGGAGCGCAGCCTGCGCGTGCTCGACGGCGCCGTCGCCGTGTTCGACGGCGGCAACGGTGTGGAGCCCCAGAGCGAGACGGTTTGGCGCCAGGCGGATCGCTACAACGTCCCGCGCATCGCCTTCATCAACAAGCTCGACAAGACCGGCGCCGACTTCCAGATGAACCTGGACAGTATGAAGGAGCGCCTGGGCTGCAGGCCGGTGCCGCTTCAGTGGCCGGTGGGTCACGAGGACCAGCACAAGGGCGTGGTCGACCTGATCCGCATGAAGGCGGCCATCTTCCGCGACGACACGCTGGGCTCGAAGTACAGCTGGGAGCCGATCCCGGCGGACCTCGAAGAGAAGTGCAAGGCGCTGCGCGAGCAGCTGATCGAGGCCTGCGCCGACGTCGACGAAGGCATCATGGAGAAGTTCCTGGACGGCAAGGTCGACCAGGTGACGGACGAGGAGATCCACGCGGCCATTCGCAAGGCCACCGTGACCTTCGCGTTCGTGCCGGTGATGTGCGGCTCGGCGTTCAAGAACAAGGGCGTCCAGCTCCTCTTGGACGCGGTGGTCAACTACCTGCCGTCGCCCCTCGACATCCCGCCGGTCGTGGGCATCCACCCGGACCACGAGGACCGCAAGGAGGAGCGACCTGCCGACGACTCCGCGCCGTTCTCCGCCCTGGCGTTCAAGATCATGAACGACCCGTTCGTGGGGAACCTGACCTTCTTCCGCGTCTACTCCGGCACGCTGGAGAGCGGCACCACGCTGCTCAACTCCACGCGCAAGCAGAAGGAGCGCATCGGCCGCATCCTGCGCATGCACGCCAACAAGCGCGAGGAGCTCAAGGAGTGCCACGCGGGCAACATCTACGCGGCAGTGGGCCTGCGCGACACGCGCACCGGTGACACGCTGTGCGACGACAAGTCGCCCATCGTGCTCGAGCGCATGACCTTCCCCGAACCGGTCATCTCCATCGCCATCGAGCCCAAGACCCAGGCCGACCTCGACAAGCTCGGCATGTCGATGCAGAAGCTGGCGCAGGAAGACCCCTCGTTCCGCACCTTCACCAACGAGGAGACGGGGCAGACCATCATCGCCGGCATGGGCGAGCTGCACCTCGAGATCATCGTCGACCGGCTGAAGCGCGAGTTCAAGGTCGAGGCCAACGTGGGCAAGCCCGAGGTGGCCTACCGCGAGTGCATCACCCGAGCCGTCGAGGCCGAGCACAAATACGCGCGGCAGACCGGCGGTCGCGGCCAATACGGCCACGTCTGCATCCGTCTCAAGCCGGCGGAGCGTGGCGCTGGCTTCGTCTTCGTGGACTCGGTCACCGGTGGCGCCATCCCGCGTGAGTTCATCCCCTCGGTCGAGAAGGGCATCCGCGATGCCCTCGGCCGTGGCGTGCTCGCCGGCTACCCGATGGTGGACGTCGAGGCCGAGCTCTACGACGGCACGTACCACGACGTGGACTCCTCGACGCACGCCTTCGAGATCGCGGGCTCGCTCGCGTTCCAGGACGGCGCCAAGCGCGCGGGCATGCAGCTGCTCGAGCCGATGATGAGCGTCGAGGTCGTCACGCCTGCCGACAACATGGGCGACGTGATCGGAGATCTGAACTCGCGCCGCGGGCGCGTGCTCGGGATGAACCAGCGCGGCGCGACCACTCAGGTCATCGCCGCGGAGGTGCCGCTCGCGACCATGTTCGGGTACGCGACGGACTTGCGCAGCAAGACTCAAGGTCGGGCGACGTACACGATGCAGTTCTCGCATTACGAGCCCGTTCCGAACTCGGTGCAGGAAGAAATCGTGGCGAAGGTCCGCGGGAAGTGA
- the murE gene encoding UDP-N-acetylmuramyl-tripeptide synthetase — protein MTELVRPTPAPFPWADPFFTLGVTGTNGKTSTTLLLGAALAATGRPILVETTLGYTLSGRPLEVPRTLEGYLRAFEQASREGCRDAAIEVTSQALAQGYAKRWRFDLGVFTNLSRDHLSQHGSWEHYLASKAQLFVHLAPGRSAVLNAADESALLVDQVTPPDVKRLWYAVPSRGPLLRDADLVARDVSISAAGTRVELEPSSLAEALGGNLHTQLIGQVFAENALAAAAGALAAGVDAAAVARGIADCPGVPGRFELVAREPVVVAVDYAHTPDALGRTADTARALAGKARVIVVFGAGGGADPEKREPMGRAVGERADVAIVTTDNPRREDPKLIAKALVRGAQRGGRAYVVTELDRRAAIRQALERAKPGDVVVIAGKGHEQGQVIGDETLPFSDVEEAGKALG, from the coding sequence ATGACCGAGCTGGTCCGCCCAACCCCGGCGCCGTTCCCGTGGGCAGACCCCTTCTTCACGCTGGGCGTGACCGGCACCAACGGCAAGACCTCGACCACGCTCCTGCTCGGCGCGGCGCTCGCTGCGACGGGGCGCCCGATCCTGGTCGAGACCACCCTGGGCTACACGCTCAGCGGCCGCCCGCTGGAGGTCCCGCGCACGCTCGAGGGGTACCTCCGGGCGTTCGAGCAGGCCTCGCGAGAGGGCTGCCGGGACGCCGCCATCGAGGTGACCAGTCAGGCCTTGGCGCAGGGCTACGCCAAACGCTGGCGCTTCGATCTGGGCGTGTTCACCAACCTGTCGCGCGATCACCTGTCGCAGCACGGCTCCTGGGAGCACTACTTGGCGAGCAAGGCCCAGCTCTTCGTGCACCTGGCGCCGGGACGCAGCGCGGTGCTGAACGCCGCGGACGAGAGCGCGCTCTTGGTGGACCAGGTCACGCCGCCGGACGTGAAGCGGCTCTGGTACGCGGTGCCGTCCCGCGGCCCGCTGCTCCGAGACGCTGACCTCGTCGCGCGGGACGTCAGCATCTCCGCGGCCGGGACGCGCGTCGAGCTCGAGCCATCGTCGCTCGCGGAAGCGCTCGGCGGAAACCTGCACACCCAGCTCATCGGCCAGGTCTTCGCGGAGAACGCCCTGGCTGCCGCGGCGGGCGCGCTGGCTGCCGGCGTGGACGCCGCGGCGGTGGCGCGCGGCATCGCCGACTGCCCGGGAGTACCCGGGCGCTTCGAGCTGGTCGCTCGTGAGCCAGTCGTGGTCGCCGTGGACTACGCCCACACACCGGATGCGCTCGGGCGCACCGCGGACACGGCGCGAGCGCTCGCCGGCAAGGCTCGGGTGATCGTCGTGTTCGGCGCGGGCGGCGGGGCGGACCCCGAGAAGCGAGAGCCGATGGGGCGCGCAGTGGGCGAACGCGCCGACGTCGCCATCGTGACGACGGACAACCCGCGCCGGGAAGATCCCAAGCTGATCGCCAAGGCCTTGGTGCGGGGCGCGCAGCGCGGCGGCCGAGCCTACGTCGTCACGGAGCTGGACCGGCGCGCCGCGATCCGTCAGGCCCTGGAGCGCGCCAAGCCCGGCGACGTGGTGGTGATCGCCGGCAAGGGTCACGAGCAGGGTCAGGTCATCGGCGACGAGACGCTGCCGTTCTCGGACGTCGAGGAAGCCGGGAAGGCCCTCGGATGA
- the rplD gene encoding 50S ribosomal protein L4 — MAKLDVYNLKREKVGELELADEVFAAEVKEHLLHEVVTAQLASARAGTRAAKERSAVRGAKKKLYKQKGTGQARHGGKRAPIFVGGGRAHPPMPQDWTIRPPRRVRSGALKSALSLLVKEGRLTVVENIDLGEVKTKKLEGVLDTLKTPAKTLVVDDKGNDQLRLSIRNMKNRQFLPPEGVNVYDLLRHDHLVVSKGAAKALEARCLGSKS; from the coding sequence ATGGCCAAGCTGGACGTCTACAATTTGAAGCGCGAGAAGGTCGGGGAGCTCGAGCTCGCCGACGAAGTCTTCGCCGCAGAGGTCAAGGAGCACCTGCTCCACGAGGTCGTCACCGCGCAGCTCGCGAGCGCTCGCGCCGGGACGCGCGCTGCCAAGGAGCGCTCCGCGGTCCGTGGCGCCAAGAAGAAGCTCTACAAGCAGAAGGGCACCGGTCAGGCCCGACACGGCGGCAAGCGGGCCCCCATCTTCGTGGGTGGCGGCCGGGCTCACCCGCCGATGCCGCAGGACTGGACGATTCGGCCGCCGCGCCGCGTCCGCTCCGGCGCGCTGAAGAGCGCGCTCAGCCTGCTGGTCAAGGAAGGCCGGCTCACCGTCGTCGAGAACATCGACCTGGGCGAGGTCAAGACCAAGAAGCTCGAGGGCGTGCTCGACACGCTCAAGACGCCGGCGAAGACCCTGGTCGTCGACGACAAGGGCAACGACCAGCTGCGGCTCTCGATCCGCAACATGAAGAACCGCCAGTTCTTGCCGCCGGAGGGCGTGAACGTGTACGACCTCCTGCGTCACGACCACCTGGTGGTGTCCAAGGGCGCGGCCAAGGCCCTCGAGGCTCGCTGCCTGGGGAGCAAGTCATGA
- the rplV gene encoding 50S ribosomal protein L22, translated as MISRASANYQRISVRKARVIINLVRGRDAAEALQLLDFVPKAASPVVKKLLASAIANAKVKRPDVDVDALYVSHASADKASTGHMRRWRPRAMGRATRIEKGVSHIRIELDAR; from the coding sequence ATGATCAGCCGAGCAAGTGCCAACTACCAGCGAATCAGCGTGCGCAAGGCGCGCGTGATCATCAACTTGGTGCGCGGTCGCGACGCCGCGGAAGCGCTCCAGTTGCTCGACTTCGTGCCCAAGGCCGCGTCCCCCGTGGTCAAGAAGCTGCTCGCGAGCGCCATCGCCAACGCGAAGGTCAAGCGCCCCGACGTGGACGTGGACGCGCTCTACGTGAGCCACGCCAGCGCCGACAAGGCCTCGACCGGCCACATGCGCCGCTGGCGTCCCCGCGCGATGGGCCGCGCGACCCGCATCGAAAAAGGCGTGAGCCACATCCGCATCGAGCTCGACGCGCGCTGA
- the rpsG gene encoding 30S ribosomal protein S7, protein MPRRRDVPKRKITPDPKYKDKLVAKFTNSIMEGGKKSVAEGIVYGAFDIIQARFKEDPLEVFRKALDNVKPKLEVKSRRVGGATYQVPVEVRPERRVSLAMRWIVQYSRSRGEKSMRERLAAELVDAAQMRGNTIKKKDDTHKMAEANKAFAHYRW, encoded by the coding sequence ATGCCCCGCAGGCGCGACGTCCCCAAGCGCAAGATCACGCCCGACCCGAAGTACAAGGACAAGCTGGTCGCCAAGTTCACCAACTCCATCATGGAGGGCGGCAAGAAGTCCGTGGCCGAGGGCATCGTCTACGGTGCGTTCGACATCATCCAGGCGCGCTTCAAGGAGGACCCGCTGGAGGTCTTCCGCAAGGCGCTCGACAACGTGAAGCCGAAGCTCGAGGTCAAGAGCCGCCGCGTCGGCGGTGCGACCTACCAGGTGCCGGTCGAGGTTCGGCCGGAGCGCCGCGTCTCGCTCGCCATGCGCTGGATCGTGCAGTACTCCCGCAGCCGCGGCGAGAAGAGCATGCGCGAGCGCCTGGCTGCCGAGCTGGTCGATGCCGCGCAGATGCGTGGCAACACCATCAAGAAGAAGGACGACACCCACAAGATGGCGGAGGCCAACAAGGCCTTCGCGCACTATAGGTGGTGA
- the rpsC gene encoding 30S ribosomal protein S3 has translation MGQKTHPYGFRLGVIKTWTSKWYEDGQYQKWLHEDLRIKRAVKDYLYNANVASVEVERAANKAKVIVYTARPGMVIGKGGKGIEILKSGNMDSAVKGETKFPGVQSFTDNEVFIDVQEVRKAETNAQLVAENVATQLERRIAFRRAMKKALTTAMKFGAKGVRIRCAGRLGGAEMGRVETYREGRVPLHTLRADVDFGLAEARTTYGVIGVKVWIFKGEVLQRKARRIPE, from the coding sequence ATGGGACAAAAGACTCATCCGTATGGCTTCCGGCTCGGGGTCATCAAGACCTGGACGAGCAAGTGGTACGAGGACGGCCAGTACCAGAAGTGGCTGCACGAAGATCTGCGCATCAAGCGCGCGGTCAAGGACTACCTCTACAACGCCAACGTGGCGAGCGTGGAGGTCGAGCGTGCGGCCAACAAGGCGAAGGTCATCGTCTACACCGCGCGTCCCGGCATGGTGATCGGCAAGGGCGGCAAGGGCATCGAGATCCTGAAGAGCGGCAACATGGACTCTGCCGTCAAGGGTGAGACGAAGTTCCCCGGCGTGCAGTCGTTCACCGACAACGAGGTCTTCATCGACGTGCAGGAGGTGCGCAAGGCGGAGACCAACGCGCAGCTCGTCGCCGAGAACGTCGCGACCCAGCTCGAACGCCGCATCGCCTTCCGTCGCGCCATGAAGAAGGCGCTGACCACCGCGATGAAGTTCGGCGCCAAGGGCGTGCGCATCCGCTGTGCGGGTCGCCTGGGCGGCGCCGAGATGGGTCGCGTCGAGACCTACCGCGAGGGCCGCGTCCCGCTGCACACGCTGCGCGCGGACGTGGACTTCGGTCTGGCCGAGGCGCGCACCACTTACGGCGTAATCGGCGTGAAGGTCTGGATCTTCAAGGGCGAGGTCTTGCAGCGCAAGGCCCGCCGCATTCCGGAGTGA
- the rplW gene encoding 50S ribosomal protein L23, whose amino-acid sequence MTPEQIIKRPIALTEKAADMKGENKVAFEVARSANKIEIKTAVEALFDVKVADVNTQQYRGKPKKIGRMPAKRVNWKKAIVTLRPGSSIEFFDESKE is encoded by the coding sequence ATGACACCGGAACAGATCATCAAGCGCCCGATCGCGTTGACCGAGAAGGCCGCCGACATGAAGGGCGAGAACAAGGTCGCCTTCGAGGTGGCCCGCAGCGCCAACAAGATCGAGATCAAGACGGCGGTCGAAGCGCTCTTCGACGTGAAGGTCGCCGACGTGAACACCCAGCAGTACCGCGGCAAGCCCAAGAAGATCGGGCGCATGCCAGCCAAGCGGGTCAACTGGAAGAAAGCCATCGTCACGCTTCGTCCGGGCTCGAGCATCGAGTTCTTCGACGAGTCCAAGGAGTGA
- the tuf gene encoding elongation factor Tu has product MAKEKFVRSKPHVNVGTIGHIDHGKTTLTAALVKVQSKKNLAKEIRYADIAKGGIVRDDTKTVTIAVSHVEYETAGRHYAHVDCPGHADYIKNMITGAAQMDGAILVVSALDSVMPQTREHVLLARQVGLNHIVVFLNKCDAVEDPEMLELVEMEVRELLNKYKFNGDNAKIVQGAALPALQGDAKWEAKIDELLGALDSEIPQPQREVDKPFLMAVEDVFSIKGRGTVATGRIERGKVHVNDEVEIIGFDRDKKTVVTGVEMFRKSMDEGQAGDNVGCLLRGIDKDQIERGQILAAPGSIKPHKKFMGEVYVLKKEEGGRHTPFFTNYKPQFYIRTMDVTGSVTLPEGIKMVMPGDNVTVEVELITNVALEEQMRFAIREGGKTVGAGVVTKIIE; this is encoded by the coding sequence ATGGCCAAAGAGAAATTCGTTCGCTCCAAGCCCCACGTGAACGTGGGCACGATCGGTCACATCGACCACGGCAAGACGACGCTGACTGCGGCGCTGGTGAAGGTGCAGAGCAAGAAGAATCTCGCGAAGGAGATCCGCTACGCCGACATCGCGAAGGGTGGCATCGTCCGTGACGACACGAAGACGGTGACCATCGCGGTTTCGCACGTGGAGTACGAGACGGCTGGGCGGCACTACGCGCACGTCGATTGCCCGGGCCACGCGGACTACATCAAGAACATGATCACGGGCGCGGCGCAGATGGACGGCGCGATCCTGGTGGTGAGCGCGCTGGACAGCGTGATGCCGCAGACGCGGGAGCACGTGCTGCTGGCGCGTCAGGTGGGCCTGAACCACATCGTGGTGTTCCTGAACAAGTGCGACGCGGTGGAAGACCCGGAGATGCTCGAGCTGGTCGAGATGGAAGTCCGGGAGCTCCTGAACAAGTACAAGTTCAACGGCGACAACGCGAAGATCGTGCAGGGCGCGGCGCTGCCGGCGCTTCAGGGCGACGCGAAGTGGGAGGCGAAGATCGACGAGCTGCTCGGGGCTCTGGACTCGGAGATCCCGCAGCCGCAGCGCGAGGTGGACAAGCCCTTCCTGATGGCGGTCGAGGACGTGTTCTCGATCAAGGGCCGCGGCACGGTGGCCACGGGCCGCATCGAGCGCGGCAAGGTCCACGTCAACGACGAGGTCGAGATCATCGGCTTCGACCGCGACAAGAAGACGGTCGTGACCGGCGTTGAGATGTTCCGCAAGTCGATGGACGAGGGTCAGGCCGGCGACAACGTCGGATGCCTGCTCCGCGGCATCGACAAGGACCAGATCGAGCGCGGCCAGATCCTGGCGGCGCCCGGCAGCATCAAGCCGCACAAGAAGTTCATGGGCGAGGTGTACGTGCTGAAGAAGGAGGAGGGTGGCCGTCACACGCCGTTCTTCACCAACTACAAGCCGCAGTTCTACATCCGCACGATGGACGTGACCGGGAGTGTGACCCTGCCCGAGGGCATCAAGATGGTGATGCCGGGTGACAACGTGACCGTGGAAGTGGAGCTCATCACCAACGTGGCGCTGGAGGAGCAGATGCGCTTCGCCATCCGCGAAGGCGGCAAGACCGTCGGCGCGGGCGTCGTCACCAAGATCATCGAGTGA
- a CDS encoding serine hydrolase — protein MTLTERLEELCRRFAGVAGFAALHLDSGESLGIRAEESFPTASAIKVFVLHTLFAKAAAGELSLEERRTLPSERTLGSGVLLHLGPGLAPSLGDLATLMMMVSDNLATNLLIDELGVAAINAQIRAAGLGHTSLRGRIDFSRLSSDKTALGVSTPADLARYFARLRKGELLGSPWAERLLDVMRIQKYIEPLRRQLPADPYAREFGEPEPVWVASKTGSLSGVRSEAGLVHTPKAEWSIAVMTRDVRDTRVTSDNEALRLIAEVSRAVYDAWG, from the coding sequence TTGACGCTGACTGAGCGGCTCGAAGAGCTGTGCCGGAGGTTCGCCGGCGTGGCCGGTTTCGCCGCACTGCACCTGGACAGCGGCGAGAGCCTCGGGATCCGCGCGGAAGAGTCTTTCCCGACCGCGAGCGCCATCAAGGTGTTCGTGCTGCACACGCTGTTCGCGAAGGCCGCCGCCGGCGAGCTCTCGCTGGAAGAGCGCAGGACGCTGCCGAGCGAGCGCACCCTCGGCTCCGGCGTGCTCCTGCACCTGGGCCCCGGCCTCGCGCCCAGCCTGGGCGACCTGGCCACGCTGATGATGATGGTCTCCGACAACCTGGCGACCAACCTGCTCATCGACGAGCTCGGCGTGGCGGCGATCAACGCGCAGATCCGCGCGGCTGGCCTCGGCCACACGTCGCTCCGCGGTCGCATCGACTTTTCGCGGCTGTCGTCCGACAAGACCGCCCTCGGCGTCTCCACGCCGGCCGACCTCGCGCGCTACTTCGCGCGATTGCGCAAGGGCGAGCTGCTCGGCTCGCCCTGGGCCGAGCGCCTCCTCGACGTGATGCGCATCCAGAAGTACATCGAGCCGCTCCGGCGCCAGCTGCCCGCTGATCCCTACGCGCGGGAGTTCGGCGAGCCCGAGCCGGTCTGGGTCGCGAGCAAGACCGGCAGCCTGTCCGGCGTGCGCTCGGAGGCAGGCCTCGTTCACACGCCGAAGGCCGAGTGGTCCATCGCCGTGATGACCAGAGACGTGCGCGACACCCGCGTCACCAGCGACAACGAGGCGCTGCGCTTGATCGCCGAGGTGAGCCGGGCGGTGTACGACGCTTGGGGTTAG